The Patescibacteria group bacterium genomic interval CCAGCTTTTGAGGAAGGATCAAAGTCTGGCGACTCCAATACGACTAAGCTCGTAAAAGTCACCAACTACACCCAAATCTTCAAAACCAAATTCGGTGTCACTGCAACCGAGAACGCTTCGAAGCTTTATCCGTCCGGTAATCCGGGTGCGGATCTCAAATATTTGCGTGCTAAGCACGGTATTGAGCAAGCCAAGAAAATCGAACGCGCGTATTGGTTCGGTGAAAAGAAAGAGGTCACCGGTCCTGACGGCAAACCTCTCCGTTTATCGGGAGGTGTCTTGGAAGCCATCATCTCTGCTGGCAATGTACAAGACGAATCAAGTTCCGCTTTAACCGAAGCTGAATTCCGATCGTTCTTGCAGAACTATGCCTTCAAGTATGGTTCAAGCGAAAAATACTTCTTCTGTGGAAATACTGTCCTCGGCTATTTGGAGGGTTTTGCTACCAGCAAGATGTATGTCGTTCCAACCGATAAGACCTACGGTGTAGAGATTCGCAAATTCCAGTCTTCCTTCGGCACGCTAAACATTGTCCGTCATCCGATGTTCGACAATCAGTACGCTGGCATGGGAGTCGTATTGGATCTTTCAACCTTAAAGCATTGTCCTTTGAATGGCCGAGATACTTCTCTCGAAACCAACATTCAAGATAACGATGCAGACGAGGAAGTAGACCAGTACAAAACCGAAGTCGGTTTGCAGAGAGTCAACTTCGAAAAGAACGCTTTGCTTAAGGGCGTTGCCTAAACCAGATCAAGGCTCTGCTCTGACTCGCTGGCCTCCACTTTGTGGAAGCCAGGAGTAAGGGCGGATGCCAAACCAAAATAATTAAAAACTTAACTAATAAAACTTATATGGCTAAATTTAATTCCCATATCAAAAGACTTAAGATCGTTCTTAAACCGGCTACGCCGATATTTGAGGGCGGAATGAAAATCGGCGATCAACCGGGAGTGTACGCTTTATTCGAGGATGGTCAGTTTGAGACCAAAGACGAGGAAATAATCAAACAGCTTGAGGAGTTAGACACTTTCAAAATAGATTTTTGGCGTGTGTCTGACGAGTCGAGTCCCGTTGAGGACACAACAGTCGATAAAGACTTTGTGAAGCTCACAAAAAAAGAATTGCAGACTCTGGCAAGCGAAAAAGGTGTTGAGGTCGACGGCACTGAAACTAAAGATAGATTGATTGAACTCTTAAAAGATAAATAGAACCTTACGAGGTCGATAACTTAAAACAAACCTATGCCAATCGTATCAGCAGACTTAAAAGAATATAAATCATCGGCAACCAATTCCGATGGTGCTGGAATTTCTGCGACTGAAGTCGTAGATAATACCGACAATAACTTATTCACCGACATAACCGGTGATGAAGCGACTGCCGGTGGCACTGAGTATCGAAAGGTGTTCAGAAAGAACACGCATGCAACACTTACTTGGCAAAATATAGTCTCGTGGCTACTTAGCCAACCAACCAATTCCGCCTTGTCGTTCGGATTCGGATTGGATCATGCCGATGATGCCGACGGTGCTCAAGGAAACATGACAGTGTTTTCTGCCAACGCCGTTGTAGCTGTAGTTTCTGATGGTGCTGACACCAGACAAGTAACAATTGTCGGTGAGGATGC includes:
- a CDS encoding DUF5309 family protein is translated as MRVTTINYSTNTLTVSRGAGATAAAAINDDDWLLVIGPAFEEGSKSGDSNTTKLVKVTNYTQIFKTKFGVTATENASKLYPSGNPGADLKYLRAKHGIEQAKKIERAYWFGEKKEVTGPDGKPLRLSGGVLEAIISAGNVQDESSSALTEAEFRSFLQNYAFKYGSSEKYFFCGNTVLGYLEGFATSKMYVVPTDKTYGVEIRKFQSSFGTLNIVRHPMFDNQYAGMGVVLDLSTLKHCPLNGRDTSLETNIQDNDADEEVDQYKTEVGLQRVNFEKNALLKGVA